Proteins from a single region of Neomonachus schauinslandi chromosome 10, ASM220157v2, whole genome shotgun sequence:
- the DDX1 gene encoding ATP-dependent RNA helicase DDX1 isoform X1, translated as MAAFSEMGVMPEIAQAVEEMDWLLPTDIQAESIPLILGGGDVLMAAETGSGKTGAFSIPVIQIVYETLKDQQEGKKGKTTIKTGASVLNKWQMNPYDRGSAFAIGSDGLCCQSREVKEWHGCRATKGLTKGKHYYEVSCHDQGLCRVGWSSMQASLDLGTDKFGFGFGGTGKKSHNKQFDNYGEEFTMHDTIGCYLDIDKGHLKFSKNGKDLGLAFEIPPHMKNQALFPACVLKNAELKFNFGEEEFKFPPKDGFVALSKASDSYVVKSQHTGNAQVAQTKFLPNAPKALIVEPSRELAEQTLNNVKQFKKYIDNPKLRELLIIGGVAARDQLSVLDNGVDIVVGTPGRLDDLVSTGKLNLSQVRFLVLDEADGLLSQGYSDFINRIHNQIPQITSDGKRLQVIVCSATLHSFDVKKLSEKIMHFPTWVDLKGEDSVPDTVHHVVVPVNPKTDRLWERLGKNHIRTDDVHAKDNTRPGANSPEMWSEAIKILKGEYAVRAIKEHKMDQAIIFCRTKIDCDNLEQYFMQQGGGPDKKGHQFSCVCLHGDRKPHERKQNLERFKKGDVRFLICTDVAARGIDIHGVPYVINVTLPDEKQNYVHRIGRVGRAERMGLAISLVATEKEKVWYHVCSSRGKGCYNTRLKEDGGCTIWYNEMQLLSEIEEHLNCTISQVEPDIKVPLDEFDGKVTYGQKRAAGGGNYKGHVDILAPTVQELAALEKEAQTSFLHLGYLPNQLFRTF; from the exons ATGGCGGCCTTTTCTG agatgGGTGTTATGCCTGAGATTGCTCAAGCTGTAGAAGAGATGGATTGGCT TCTCCCAACTGATATCCAGGCTGAATCTATCCCACTGATCCTAGGAGGCGGTGATGTACTTATG gCTGCGGAAACAGGAAGTGGAAAAACTGGT GCTTTCAGTATTCCAGTTATCCAGATAGTTTATGAAACTCTGAAAGACCAACAggaaggcaaaaaaggaaaaacaacaattAAAACTGGTGCTTCAG tgctCAACAAATGGCAAATGAACCCATATGATAGAGGATCTGCTTTTG CAATTGGGTCTGATGGTCTTTGTTGTCAAAGCAGAGAAGTGAAGGAGTGGCATGGATGCAGAGCTACTAAAGGATTAACGAAAG GGAAGCACTACTATGAAGTATCCTGTCATGACCAAGGATTATGCAGAGTTGGGTGGTCTTCCATGCAGGCTTCCTTAGACCTAG gtACTGACAAGTTCGGATTTGGCTTTGGTGGAACAGGAAAGAAATCCCATAATAAACAATTTGATAATTATGGAGAG GAATTCACTATGCATGATACCATTGGATGTTACCTTGATATAGATAAAGGGCATCTCAAATTCTCCAAAAATG gaaaagacCTTGGTCTGGCATTTGAAATACCACCACATATGAAGAACCAAGCCCTCTTTCCTGCTTGTGTTTTAAAG AATGCCGAACTAAAATTTAACTTTGGTGAAGAAGAATTTAAGTTTCCACCAAAAGATGGTTTTGTTGCTCTTTCCAAGGCATCGGATAGTTATGTTGTTAAATCACAGCACACAG gtaATGCACAAGTGGCACAAACGAAGTTTCTCCCCAATGCTCCGAAAGCTCTCATCGTCGAGCCCTCCCGGGAGTTAGCTGAACAAACTTTGAATAACGTCAAGCAGTTTAAGAAATATATTGATAATCCTAAATTAAG GGAGCTTCTGATAATTGGAGGTGTTGCAGCGCGGGATCAGCTCTCTGTTTTGGATAATGGG gTAGATATAGTCGTTGGCACTCCAGGAAGACTAGATGATTTGGTGTCAACTGGAAAACTGAACTTATCCCAAGTTAGATTCCTGGTCCTGGATGAAGCT GATGGGCTTCTTTCTCAAGGTTACTCTGATTTTATAAATAGGATTCACAATCAGATTCCTCAGATTACCTCTGATGGGAAAAGACTTCAG gtgATTGTTTGCTCTGCTACTTTGCATTCTTTTGATGTGAAGAAGCTGTCTGAGAAGATAATGCATTTTCCCACATGGGTTGATTTAAAAGGAGAAGACTCCGTTCCGGACACTGTACATCATGTTGTTGTCCCAGTGAATCCCAAAACTGACAGACTCTGGGAAAGGCTTGGGAAAAACCACATTAGA ACTGATGATGTACATGCAAAAGATAACACAAGACCTGGTGCTAACAGTCCGG AGATGTGGTCTGAAGCTATTAAAATCCTGAAGGGGGAGTATGCTGTCCGGGCAATCAAGGAACACAAGATGGATCAAGCAATTATTTTCTGTAGAACCAAAATTGACTGTGACAACTTGGAGCAATATTTTATGCAACAAGGAGGAG GACCTGATAAAAAAGGACACCAGTTCTCATGTGTTTGTCTTCATGGGGACAGAAAGCCTCATGAAAGGAAGCAAAACTTGGAAAGATTTAAG AAAGGAGATGTAAGATTCTTGATTTGCACAGATGTAGCCGCCAGAGGGATTGATATCCATGGTGTTCCTTATG TTATAAATGTCACCTTGCCTgatgaaaagcaaaactatgtACATCGAATTGGCAGAGTAGGAAGAGCTGAAAG GATGGGTCTGGCCATTTCCCTGGTggcaacagagaaagaaaag GTTTGGTACCACGTATGTAGCAGCCGTGGAAAAGGATGTTACAACACAAGACTCAAGGAAGATGGTGGCTGCACCATATGGTACAATGAGATGCAG TTGCTCTCTGAGATAGAAGAGCATCTGAATTGCACCATTTCTCAGGTTGAACCAGATATAAAGGTACCATTGGATGAATTTGATGGGAAAGTCACCTATGGTCAGAAAAGGGCCGCTGGTG GTGGAAACTATAAAGGCCATGTGGATATTTTGGCACCTACGGTTCAAGAGTTGGCTGCCCTTGAAAAGGAGGCGCAGACATCTTTCCTGCATCTTGGCTACCTTCCTAACCAGCTGTTCAGAACCTTCTGA
- the DDX1 gene encoding ATP-dependent RNA helicase DDX1 isoform X2 — MGVMPEIAQAVEEMDWLLPTDIQAESIPLILGGGDVLMAAETGSGKTGAFSIPVIQIVYETLKDQQEGKKGKTTIKTGASVLNKWQMNPYDRGSAFAIGSDGLCCQSREVKEWHGCRATKGLTKGKHYYEVSCHDQGLCRVGWSSMQASLDLGTDKFGFGFGGTGKKSHNKQFDNYGEEFTMHDTIGCYLDIDKGHLKFSKNGKDLGLAFEIPPHMKNQALFPACVLKNAELKFNFGEEEFKFPPKDGFVALSKASDSYVVKSQHTGNAQVAQTKFLPNAPKALIVEPSRELAEQTLNNVKQFKKYIDNPKLRELLIIGGVAARDQLSVLDNGVDIVVGTPGRLDDLVSTGKLNLSQVRFLIPQITSDGKRLQVIVCSATLHSFDVKKLSEKIMHFPTWVDLKGEDSVPDTVHHVVVPVNPKTDRLWERLGKNHIRTDDVHAKDNTRPGANSPEMWSEAIKILKGEYAVRAIKEHKMDQAIIFCRTKIDCDNLEQYFMQQGGGPDKKGHQFSCVCLHGDRKPHERKQNLERFKKGDVRFLICTDVAARGIDIHGVPYVINVTLPDEKQNYVHRIGRVGRAERMGLAISLVATEKEKVWYHVCSSRGKGCYNTRLKEDGGCTIWYNEMQLLSEIEEHLNCTISQVEPDIKVPLDEFDGKVTYGQKRAAGGGNYKGHVDILAPTVQELAALEKEAQTSFLHLGYLPNQLFRTF, encoded by the exons atgGGTGTTATGCCTGAGATTGCTCAAGCTGTAGAAGAGATGGATTGGCT TCTCCCAACTGATATCCAGGCTGAATCTATCCCACTGATCCTAGGAGGCGGTGATGTACTTATG gCTGCGGAAACAGGAAGTGGAAAAACTGGT GCTTTCAGTATTCCAGTTATCCAGATAGTTTATGAAACTCTGAAAGACCAACAggaaggcaaaaaaggaaaaacaacaattAAAACTGGTGCTTCAG tgctCAACAAATGGCAAATGAACCCATATGATAGAGGATCTGCTTTTG CAATTGGGTCTGATGGTCTTTGTTGTCAAAGCAGAGAAGTGAAGGAGTGGCATGGATGCAGAGCTACTAAAGGATTAACGAAAG GGAAGCACTACTATGAAGTATCCTGTCATGACCAAGGATTATGCAGAGTTGGGTGGTCTTCCATGCAGGCTTCCTTAGACCTAG gtACTGACAAGTTCGGATTTGGCTTTGGTGGAACAGGAAAGAAATCCCATAATAAACAATTTGATAATTATGGAGAG GAATTCACTATGCATGATACCATTGGATGTTACCTTGATATAGATAAAGGGCATCTCAAATTCTCCAAAAATG gaaaagacCTTGGTCTGGCATTTGAAATACCACCACATATGAAGAACCAAGCCCTCTTTCCTGCTTGTGTTTTAAAG AATGCCGAACTAAAATTTAACTTTGGTGAAGAAGAATTTAAGTTTCCACCAAAAGATGGTTTTGTTGCTCTTTCCAAGGCATCGGATAGTTATGTTGTTAAATCACAGCACACAG gtaATGCACAAGTGGCACAAACGAAGTTTCTCCCCAATGCTCCGAAAGCTCTCATCGTCGAGCCCTCCCGGGAGTTAGCTGAACAAACTTTGAATAACGTCAAGCAGTTTAAGAAATATATTGATAATCCTAAATTAAG GGAGCTTCTGATAATTGGAGGTGTTGCAGCGCGGGATCAGCTCTCTGTTTTGGATAATGGG gTAGATATAGTCGTTGGCACTCCAGGAAGACTAGATGATTTGGTGTCAACTGGAAAACTGAACTTATCCCAAGTTAGATTCCTG ATTCCTCAGATTACCTCTGATGGGAAAAGACTTCAG gtgATTGTTTGCTCTGCTACTTTGCATTCTTTTGATGTGAAGAAGCTGTCTGAGAAGATAATGCATTTTCCCACATGGGTTGATTTAAAAGGAGAAGACTCCGTTCCGGACACTGTACATCATGTTGTTGTCCCAGTGAATCCCAAAACTGACAGACTCTGGGAAAGGCTTGGGAAAAACCACATTAGA ACTGATGATGTACATGCAAAAGATAACACAAGACCTGGTGCTAACAGTCCGG AGATGTGGTCTGAAGCTATTAAAATCCTGAAGGGGGAGTATGCTGTCCGGGCAATCAAGGAACACAAGATGGATCAAGCAATTATTTTCTGTAGAACCAAAATTGACTGTGACAACTTGGAGCAATATTTTATGCAACAAGGAGGAG GACCTGATAAAAAAGGACACCAGTTCTCATGTGTTTGTCTTCATGGGGACAGAAAGCCTCATGAAAGGAAGCAAAACTTGGAAAGATTTAAG AAAGGAGATGTAAGATTCTTGATTTGCACAGATGTAGCCGCCAGAGGGATTGATATCCATGGTGTTCCTTATG TTATAAATGTCACCTTGCCTgatgaaaagcaaaactatgtACATCGAATTGGCAGAGTAGGAAGAGCTGAAAG GATGGGTCTGGCCATTTCCCTGGTggcaacagagaaagaaaag GTTTGGTACCACGTATGTAGCAGCCGTGGAAAAGGATGTTACAACACAAGACTCAAGGAAGATGGTGGCTGCACCATATGGTACAATGAGATGCAG TTGCTCTCTGAGATAGAAGAGCATCTGAATTGCACCATTTCTCAGGTTGAACCAGATATAAAGGTACCATTGGATGAATTTGATGGGAAAGTCACCTATGGTCAGAAAAGGGCCGCTGGTG GTGGAAACTATAAAGGCCATGTGGATATTTTGGCACCTACGGTTCAAGAGTTGGCTGCCCTTGAAAAGGAGGCGCAGACATCTTTCCTGCATCTTGGCTACCTTCCTAACCAGCTGTTCAGAACCTTCTGA